From the genome of Plasmodium malariae genome assembly, chromosome: 9, one region includes:
- the PmUG01_09046100 gene encoding DnaJ protein, putative, with protein MIGNKEEAYECFNLALKYMKVGNYSHAKNLLLKCKRMFPDIDISEKLKICEEELNKTEHIGKENEVHNNNNNSTFRNNQGNLHERHKTKDECLEKILRTNNYYEILGIPKNSNDETIKSAYKKLAKLYHPDKNKEKGAEEAFKKVSKAFQHLINKEKRYEYDNNSETDHHHQTFRTTHYYYNDETFTPEDLFRSFFGINFATCNNRQFRANVNTNRTYANTNNNSNNNSQRNYSFVQVSIFLIMFIIFFLSSHFEQPKAVYSLQKTGYFDTLNYTSLNNIRFFTKRSFNYNYPRNSHARFQIEYEVEYKYYEHECHILTKKIKNDYYKQKNQYQQKLNYQDIPESCMKLKTLEEQYNNFILKMKKR; from the exons ATGATAGGGAATAAGGAAGAAGCTTatgaatgttttaatttagccttaaaatatatgaaagttGGGAACTATAGTCatgcaaaaaatttattactaAAATGCAAAAGAATGTTCCCTGATATTGATATaagtgaaaaattaaaaatatgtgaagAGGAATTGAACAAAACAGAACATAtaggaaaagaaaatgaagtacataataataataataattcaacTTTTAGAAATAATCAAGGTAATTTACATGAACGtcataaaacaaaagatgaatgtttagaaaaaattttgagAACAAATAATTACTACGAAATTCTGGGTATACcaaaaaatagtaatgatGAAACTATTAAGAGCGCTTACAAAAAATTAGCTAAGTTATATCACccagataaaaataaagaaaaaggagcAGAAGAAGCTTTTAAGAAAGTTTCTAAAGCTTTCcaacatttaataaataaagaaaaaagatatgaatatgataataattctGAGACAGATCACCATCATCAAACTTTTAGAACAactcattattattataatgacGAAACGTTTACTCCTGAAGATCTTTTCCGTAGTTTTTTTGGAATAAATTTTGCTACATGTAATAATAGACAATTTAGAGCTAATGTCAATACTAATAGAACTTATGCAAACACTAACAACaattctaataataatagtcaACGAAATTATTCCTTCGTTCAAGtttccatatttttaataatgtttattattttctttttatcaaGTCATTTTGAGCAGCCTAAG GCTGTATATTCCCTTCAAAAAACAGGTTACTTTGATACGTTAAATTACACATCTCTAAACAATATTcgattttttacaaaaagatcatttaattataattatccTAGAAATAGCCATGCGCGCTTTCAA ATTGAATACGAAGTagaatacaaatattatgaGCATGAATGTCATATTTTAAccaagaaaataaaaaatgattactACAAGCAAAAGAATCAATATC aacaaaaattaaattatcaaGATATTCCAGAGAGTTGCATGAAACTGAAGACATTAgag GAGCAGTATAATAACTTCATATTAAAGATGAAGAAGCGATAG